The DNA window TCAGcaaatgatgtcacttcctgaaGAGGAAATCCCAAGAAGAGCAAATACTAATATTGAAGCAGTACTTTTGTCCAGTAGACACAACCACAGTACATATGAGGGAAAACACGGCTCATCTGTTTAAAACACTGTCCTCATTCTAGAGTGAGAATGGGCCCCAGGGTCCATGGTCCAATCCTTACCTTTCCAGGACTGGCTGTGGCCACTGGCTCCCCTGGTCCAAGGTGATGTATAATTAGCAGGTTAGGCAGAGTTCAGACAGCGGGGATTCTCCTTGTACTCTGGCGACCTCTACTGGTCAAAACAGGTGCCTGCAAGTCCATCCGTGAAACCGCACATAAAGCGTCTCTTATCAACTCCATATGGGCTGCAATATGATAAGAATCCGAGCTTGGCAGCACATGCTACCGGAAGAGAGTCTGCACTCTACCAAATTGGTAACAGACCACTGATGCCCAGTTCAGCATTCCAAACTAGGAGTTTTTCTGTTAAGCATCTTTGTGGCGCGTCTCAGTAAGGAGCACAGTACTAACAAAACCGAACAgagttgtgtgcgtgtggcagGTAGGCAGTGCACCGTTAGCTGGCTGCTCTAACTCCACAGCAGTCGCTACTTCACTGCTACCTGGCTGCTAGCCTGCCCATCCATCACAAAACACATCGGTGTTGCATGTGCCAGTTCTGGGATTGGTTAGTTGGCAATGTAATGTCAGCTGACAGTTTGTGATTGGTTAGCCAGCAATGTAATGTCAGCTGACATTCTGTGATTGGTTAGCCGGGAATGCAATGTCAGCCGGCAGTTTGTGATTGGTTAGTTGGCAgtgtaacgttagctggctGTGAAAATCTCAGCTCACGCTGCAGCTGCTACCCAACTTTTCACCCTGCGACCCGAAGCTACTTGTGCTGGGTGGTGCAAGTAGGTTGTTCAATGAGGCCTATATTAGGTGTATGTTGCAGGTATACTGGATGTGCGGTAGAGGCATATGTTAGAGGTGTCATGGCTGTGTGGTACAGGTGACAGATACAGGTACAAATGTGTGGTACAAGTATGtaacaggtacaggtgtgtggtaCAGGTGGTGTGTCCTAATAAGGCAGTGTATCATTAGCTGGCTGTGCCAAGTTCAGCAGCTATGTACACTCCCACATCAGGGCATGCACTGCAAACCTGTCCACCAATCAGATGATTAATCCCAAACCTGTCTCCCATTCAGATTAAACCACACCcatttgatttcaaatccaTGCAGCCATCAGGTTTAATCTCTCACCCATCCACCAGCCAGTTAACTATGTATCCCTTCAGTCAGCTGTTCCCACAGGGGCTGCCGGTGAGCAGATCTATACTgacatgtttttcttcctgtttgacTGCCCAGCTTGTCCATTTCCAAgtttttcactgtaaaatgacTGTAAATCTCTGCTGCGTTATAATCTGTTGTATATGTTTGCTTGCATGCGtccagacacacgcacgcatgcacacacacagacacacacgcctGCAGGAGCCCCCTGGACCTGTTAGTGCCTGGGAAAGCTTTCCCTCTTATACTGAAATTAGCTCCACCCCGGCCAGACAGAGCCACTCTCTTGCCTGCCAACACAGCTCAGAGACTCCTACAAGCCTGTAATCAAGCACAGTGTCACCACAGCCCTGAAAGCTTgatatttaatatgtaaaaGCGATTcttcacaatgttttttattttactgcaccCCTTCCCTAGTCGGAAACACTCTGAAAGTGTACGTCTGTGAACAGTCTCTCAGTCCGGCCTGAGACagcatattattataatataaacGGCAACTAAGCCTCACAGATGCActgaagtcacatgaccagaagGGCGTACGTGTAGTGGTTCCGCTCCAAGCGCAGTCCCTGATGAGCACAGTCCCAAGTCCACAGGCTCAAagcacaccccctcccccccccaaacaggaaGGGGTTGCCAATCAATCCAACTGTGTCTCTCAGAGAGCCAATGAGCCGTCAGAGCTCCGCCCTCTTCCTCAGAATGATCTCGCGCACCAGCGCAGTGGCTTCCTGTCGGATTGCTTCCATGGGCTCCTCGGCTTTCCAGAACTTCACCACCTTCCCTTCCGGATTTACCAAAAACTTCCAGAAGTTCCATTTTGGAATTTTCTGCGCAGAATCTGCAAATAGaatacacgcgcgcgcacatacacacacacacacacacacacactcaaggtCAGCTCAGTTCTCTATGCAGACCATAGGTACAAAACCCAAGTGCAGTGATGAGGATCCTGTGCCACATGAGATTTAGCCAAGTCAGGAATTTTGTCAGCACTCTGAGAAATTCCcattaaaaatgctgaaaagtAAATCAATTTTGGCACCCAGTGTGGGGCTGCATATATGAAATTCCCTCTCTAATTTGGAATGTGCTATTATCTGCAACTGCTGCCACATTCACGCACAAATTCCACAGTCAACTCAGGAGAATACAGACATCCAAAACATGGGCTGGCACTACTACTTATAACACTGCAGAATGCACCACTCGTTCTGTAaagaccacagtgagtcagcaCCTCGGTTTAACCTTTCACCCGAAGGACGGTGTCTCCTAAAGCCCAGCATCCCTGTCGCTGCACTGGAGCATTgaggtttgtttttgtgcagagggaagagtgccccctactggcccaccaacaccactttcAGTGTGCCCAGTGGCTTCCTTTAGGTACACTAAGCTGCAGCTAGTAAGACGCGGAACAGCTATTAGGAAACGTTGTAGGTCCGCGCCCAGTTATGTGTTATCAGCAGCGCGTGGCTACGATACCTGTTAGAAATTTGAAGGCTGGATCCGCTTCAGAGCCCATTATTTTTATCTGGCCAAAGATGGGAAACGAAATAGGAGAGTTTGAGTTCGCGGAGCTGTCAATGTCACGATTGGTCCCAAGGTCGGAGTCTCTATACTGTGCACACGGGAAGGCCAGCACGTTGAAGTGAGACGGCCCCAGCTCTCGGTGCAGCTCCTGAAGCTCTCTGTAGTTCCGTTCCGTTTGCTCGCTCCGACTCGCCACGTTTACTACCAGGGACGCCTACCGGGAAGATTTTAGCCACGCAAAACCAATCATCAACAGTGTCTTCTTTTAGATAGTCACTTTCTttagtgaatacatttttgtaaaaaaacaaaacaaaacataagtaTAGCTGCACAAATACATTCTACTATGCAACCAATCAACTCCATAATTTACTTTTGTAGATACGTGTTACTACTTGACAAAGCAAATACGCAGACGTTGCTGAAATCTGTGCGCGCATGCAATTCGTTCATTaggatggaaaaaagaaaataacatcacGCATGTGCTATGTGAAATTCATTATAATGAAGCAAACTTAATCAAGCAAACTTTATGTTAGACGCCTAAAccttaaagaaaatgtttacttACTTTGCCTCGGTACTTTTCCAGAGAAACAACCCTCCCTCTCAAATCCAGGACATCAAAAGAATAAAAGTCTTTCGCTTTTCTTGGTTTTGTTAGTTTGGCCTGTAGTAAAAACAAAGTACCCGTGCATATCGCCACGCTAAAGAAAAGCAGGAACATTCGTGCTTTCGGCGTATGAGCCTTTACAGGGTAAGGCCCTGGAAGGGTCTCCATCTTGGGGGGAAGAACCGGAATTGCAGTACGATGCGGGGATTTTAGGGTTCTATGACAACGTCATCAGCATCATGTTACACGCCGTTAAACAAGAGCGAGGCAGCTCCAACTCCGCCTGAAAAACATGCGCCAAAGTTGGCGCATACAGTCCGAACTGAAAATGGCAATGTCTGGGTAAATTAGCATTAAAATTACTGCCCGTATAGCGATTGTTGAAGGTGTGCATATACATTTTGTGTGGTAATATTACTAATGTATGAACATATTTCCACAGGCGAACAAAGAACGTCGAACTCCAACCTTCTCATACCGCAGATTTAAGAGTCGAATCGTGCGACGACTGAACAGTGATGGGCTGCCCGTAGCTAGTAGCCCGGTGACCACTGGATGGCAGTGTTCGTTCACCTCGGAATATGACACCGTCTGCCAGAGACTGCCGCTGGACTCCCCACCACATGCCGGctcccactctccctcacaTCCTGGTAACCCGGCAACGCCTTCAAATCACGGTTAGTGTCCTATGTCTATTTTTGGGCCTCCATAATAGCGTTTTTAAAACTAGCAGTTTTATTAACTCCATTTGACTTCGTTTTACTTGAAATACATTGTGGATGCCAAAAGTAGGCAGTGGACATATTAGTTAATCACTGGGACAAttatttacactttttaaaattggtATTTTGTAATGCTTGTACTTTCCTGAGGTCATAGCACTCTAATCTAatgctgtgtgcatgcattcagtGGTGGATGGAGAGTAATGTGTTCAAACTATTTACAGTGTGCACTGGGCATCCCATGGTTCTGTGCTCCGGCTATTAAAGATGGTAATTCTCATccacatgacctctgacctctcgtGTCTTCAGACAGAGTGGGTCCAGCAGAAGGGGACGGCTGTGACCTCTCATCTGGCCAAGCGCAGCaggaagctccgccccccaaCAGAAAGAATGCCACAGGCCAGGTGAATTCCACAGGCCAAGTGCACTGAAAAGGGTTATACCTCAGAACTTGTTAGATGGAATCCAAGGTATTCAACATGTGTAGTAAGGTTTTGGCTTGGGCGTTGGGTTTAGGGTGTATGGGATTTAGGCTGTCTTGGGTAtagggtgtgtgggggtttAGGCATTATGTTGGGCTAAGGGAGTATTGGGTTTAGGGTGTGTATGATTTAGTGTGAAAATGGTAGCTGGATAGTTGCATGAAGCACACAATTACAGTAACCCCCCAGGGTGCTCTCTGTCACTTTGACTGACCTCTTTGCCAGACACTGTTTGGTAACGCTGGATTGCAATGAAATGTCTTTCTCACCTGCAGGACTGCTATTGGAAAGACCCTGGAGCTGCTGAAACAGGTGTGTATGTGATATAGGTATGTCTATGGTACAGGTGTGCATGTGGTACAGGTGTATTTATGGTACAGGTGTGCATGTGGTACAGGTGTATTTATGGTACAGGTGTGCATGTGGTACAGGTGTATTTATggtacaggtgtgtatgtggtaCAGGTGTGCTTATGGTGCTGGTGTTTATGTGGTACAGGTGTGGATGTGGTACAGGTGTATTTATGGCgcaggtgtgtatgtggtaCAGGTATGTCTATggtacaggtgtgtatgtgaTACAGGTGTATTCATGGTaatattctgttctgttttttagcCTCCTGCTCCAGGCTGCAACCCTTCACTGTCCTGGACagagctcccagcatgcactgcagccaatcagagccacaGTTGAGGATGATTATCCCTGGACTGCAGGATAATTACTGTATGCCCCCCCTTcttcacactcacacgtgcacacacagatgggcagacagacagacaaacagacacgcaaacgagacgcacacacacacatagaatgGAATCACTGTAATGAACTGTAAAGCTATAGAATGCCCTGAGCACACTTCTCATCACCATGGCGACTCTTCCTCTGCAGACCTGAGCCAGATGGAcaggtgtgggcggggcctggtggCACTGGCGTTGGGCTCCTCCGTGGCGCTGTGGAGCGGAGAAACCCGCAGGCTGCAGGGCAGCATCCACCTCTGCCcgcacacctccacctgccccatcacctccacctgctccatcACCTCCGTCTCCTGGAGCAGAGATGGCTCCACCCTGGCCATCGGGACAGGTGATGGAGAGATTCAGGTGCCTGGCCCACTCTGCTtgattcatatttttacattgtaaacaTTAATGTGAAACATTatgtatatttgaatattagaggagatgtgtgtgtgcgtgatggaggagatgtgtgtgtgcgcgtgtgtgtatgatggaggggatgtgtgtgtaatggagaggatgtgtgtgtgtgtgtgtgtgtgatggaggggatgtgtgtgtaatggagcagatgtgtgtgtgtgtgtgtgtgtgtgtgacggaggggatgtgtgtgtgcgtgatagAGGAGAGTATGTTACTCAGCGCtcttctctctccagctctgggACGTGGAAAGCAGGCGTAAATTGAGAAGTGTACATGGACACCTGTCACAGGTGGGAGTGCTTACCTGGAACCAACACCTGATCAGCAGGTACTgcactgtgagagtgtgtgtgtgtgtgtgtgtgaataggtctgtgtgtgtacgatGCCTTCTTATGTCAGGATAAGGGTAAGAGGAGCACATGACCCAGCTCAGACGTCACAGCATTACGTCATAATCTGGGCCGAGTGACGCGACGTGTCACGCTGATGATGTCACCGTCTCCGGCAGCGGCTCTCTCCTGGGTTCCATCCGCCACCACGACGCGCGGGCGGGGCCgccggtgggcggggcccggcTGCAGGGGGGCGTGTGCGGTCTGGAGTGGTCGCCGTGCGGCCGCCGCCTGGCCAGCGGGAGCACGGACGGACTCCTCTGCGTCTGGCCCAGTGACCCCGGCGCGACGGGCAGAGCCGCGCCCACGTCCAGCGTACCCCACCCAACAGCCGTCAAGGTCCGGTCGCCTGGGAGACCGTCTCCGCACCCGACACGGTCAAACTGAGTCAGTCCCTACTGCTGCCCGTTCCACGGTCCGGTTCTGTGTGAACGTAGCCTATACATACCCAGAATTTGTTATGCATATGTAGCCCACATTAGATGGCTATTCGTATATGAACCTTCTGTTTGAACCTGCCCCAAGTTCATGTGTGCAGGTTCTTGATTGACAACTGTCTTTattaatgtgtttgtatgtgtgtgtgtgtgtgtgtgtgtgtgtgtgcttgtgggtgtatatggtgtgtgtgtgcgtgtgtgtgtgtatgtatggtgtgtgtgtgtgtgtgtgtgtgtgtgtgtgcttgtgggtgtatatggtgtgtgtgtgtgtgtgtgtggtgtgtgtatgcgtgtgtgtgtgtatgtatggtgtgtgtgtgtgtgtgtgtgtaggctctAGGATGGTGTCCCTGGCAGTCTGAGGTCGTGGCTGTAGGAGGTGGCAGGGCAGATGGAATCCTGAGGATctgggacacaaacacagacacctgTCTGCACTCAGTCCCCACAAACTCACAGGTACAGATGAGCCCTCTCTGTGTGCACTCAGTCCCCACAAACTCACAGGTACAGATGAGCCCTCTCTGTGTGCACTCAGTCCCCACAAACTCTCAGATACAGATGAGCCCTCTCCGTCTGTATGCAATCCAGATCACCACAGCTGATTAAACCAGTTTTATGGGGCTGATTGCAGTATTGTTATGCGGTTGATTGAGGCAGCATTCTTGGGTTGATTAAGTCAATGTTATGGTGTTGATTGCAGTGCTGGAGCTGTAGGTCTATAGGATAATGTTCttttgtctatgtgtgtgtgtgcgtgtgtatggtgtgtgtgtgtgtgtgtgtgggtctagATCTGTTCTCTGCACTGGAGCCACAGGAGGAAGGAGCTCTTCACAACCCATGGTCTTCCTCACAATCACATCACATGCTGgaccttcccctccctcacacaacAGGCCCAATTccagggtgagtgagtgagtgagtgagtgtgttggCTCCATTGCATGATGAGAGGTAAATTTAGCATTGTGCAGATATAGCGCATGATGGGAGTTTTATGATTTTGGGTCCAGAACACCTTCTCTCACCAGTCAGAGGACAACCCACAACCCAGCCACCAGGGGGTGGGCATGTCTATTAAACAGGCAAGGAATGGTGTGGAAGGGGGGcttgtgtgtgtcatttttaCAAGAACAGTTGTGAATCCAATTCCTGACATAAAAACCACAGAACAAGCGTGGTGGGCTACCATTCGCTGCACAGAAGcatgtgacatcacaccacGCTACATTTTAGGCATTGAACGGTTGCTCTTACTCACATTGACTTTacaca is part of the Anguilla anguilla isolate fAngAng1 chromosome 10, fAngAng1.pri, whole genome shotgun sequence genome and encodes:
- the gpx8 gene encoding probable glutathione peroxidase 8, with amino-acid sequence METLPGPYPVKAHTPKARMFLLFFSVAICTGTLFLLQAKLTKPRKAKDFYSFDVLDLRGRVVSLEKYRGKASLVVNVASRSEQTERNYRELQELHRELGPSHFNVLAFPCAQYRDSDLGTNRDIDSSANSNSPISFPIFGQIKIMGSEADPAFKFLTDSAQKIPKWNFWKFLVNPEGKVVKFWKAEEPMEAIRQEATALVREIILRKRAEL
- the LOC118237216 gene encoding cell division cycle protein 20 homolog B-like isoform X2; the protein is MEWKLERYSRFRVKPQEVTLWENIMNRLSKDFVRTKRHYPLKTLSIKANKERRTPTFSYRRFKSRIVRRLNSDGLPVASSPVTTGWQCSFTSEYDTVCQRLPLDSPPHAGSHSPSHPDRVGPAEGDGCDLSSGQAQQEAPPPNRKNATGQDCYWKDPGAAETASCSRLQPFTVLDRAPSMHCSQSEPQLRMIIPGLQDNYYLSQMDRCGRGLVALALGSSVALWSGETRRLQGSIHLCPHTSTCPITSTCSITSVSWSRDGSTLAIGTGDGEIQLWDVESRRKLRSVHGHLSQVGVLTWNQHLISSGSLLGSIRHHDARAGPPVGGARLQGGVCGLEWSPCGRRLASGSTDGLLCVWPSDPGATGRAAPTSSVPHPTAVKALGWCPWQSEVVAVGGGRADGILRIWDTNTDTCLHSVPTNSQICSLHWSHRRKELFTTHGLPHNHITCWTFPSLTQQAQFQGHTGRVLDMALSSCEKWILSCGSDQQACLWDNQLQHAPLLPNRPNFPP
- the LOC118237216 gene encoding cell division cycle protein 20 homolog B-like isoform X3, with protein sequence MNRLSKDFVRTKRHYPLKTLSIKANKERRTPTFSYRRFKSRIVRRLNSDGLPVASSPVTTGWQCSFTSEYDTVCQRLPLDSPPHAGSHSPSHPGNPATPSNHDRVGPAEGDGCDLSSGQAQQEAPPPNRKNATGQDCYWKDPGAAETASCSRLQPFTVLDRAPSMHCSQSEPQLRMIIPGLQDNYYLSQMDRCGRGLVALALGSSVALWSGETRRLQGSIHLCPHTSTCPITSTCSITSVSWSRDGSTLAIGTGDGEIQLWDVESRRKLRSVHGHLSQVGVLTWNQHLISSGSLLGSIRHHDARAGPPVGGARLQGGVCGLEWSPCGRRLASGSTDGLLCVWPSDPGATGRAAPTSSVPHPTAVKALGWCPWQSEVVAVGGGRADGILRIWDTNTDTCLHSVPTNSQICSLHWSHRRKELFTTHGLPHNHITCWTFPSLTQQAQFQGHTGRVLDMALSSCEKWILSCGSDQQACLWDNQLQHAPLLPNRPNFPP
- the LOC118237216 gene encoding cell division cycle protein 20 homolog B-like isoform X1; its protein translation is MEWKLERYSRFRVKPQEVTLWENIMNRLSKDFVRTKRHYPLKTLSIKANKERRTPTFSYRRFKSRIVRRLNSDGLPVASSPVTTGWQCSFTSEYDTVCQRLPLDSPPHAGSHSPSHPGNPATPSNHDRVGPAEGDGCDLSSGQAQQEAPPPNRKNATGQDCYWKDPGAAETASCSRLQPFTVLDRAPSMHCSQSEPQLRMIIPGLQDNYYLSQMDRCGRGLVALALGSSVALWSGETRRLQGSIHLCPHTSTCPITSTCSITSVSWSRDGSTLAIGTGDGEIQLWDVESRRKLRSVHGHLSQVGVLTWNQHLISSGSLLGSIRHHDARAGPPVGGARLQGGVCGLEWSPCGRRLASGSTDGLLCVWPSDPGATGRAAPTSSVPHPTAVKALGWCPWQSEVVAVGGGRADGILRIWDTNTDTCLHSVPTNSQICSLHWSHRRKELFTTHGLPHNHITCWTFPSLTQQAQFQGHTGRVLDMALSSCEKWILSCGSDQQACLWDNQLQHAPLLPNRPNFPP